Proteins encoded in a region of the Deltaproteobacteria bacterium genome:
- a CDS encoding translocation/assembly module TamB domain-containing protein gives MGLALVLATVALLAGSWQGLKTRSGQALLHRALLAQLKERIPGLQVGYLGGDLPAELLLGQVRVLDAYGREALGADWVAARLDLSGVLRKVVRIERLVLVRPRVLAYPVLGGRFNLEELVVPGPAPSTPSTWSVELGDVRLARGELDLTYGIQRGQTVRLRELSALGWLRVRGGDLDGELRSLSVRGEAAGRRFQLATSLSARLGAVAMKVTGQAQVRELLPGGAVSVRFEADGPFDRLVCRAGVASPALGAVTVDGLLRLPKGRPWSYAVTTRLERLHPGVLVPALRSSELTAVLTAKGEGTPLDPRARASAVLEVVRAKLAEWEVSTGRVDATLVGDRWTVRDGALTVAGVKVGLRGTGQGPQVEGSLKAAIAPGSARPGPLAALRGRWRLEAGVSGRLPDGLKGQAELSAHEASVAGHRVGSLRLRAEVRGSRDSPSGTLRAEVRGLRPAGSELRLDRVRVGAAGGLTGGRVTVDAEGHDARVTVKGNLQRRGSAWHLGLVELRGRRERLELALTRPVALEWRKGTLSILRPFVLRGRGGELELEGRFTPGTQERVAGLLAIARGLRLPRLGAVTGQLKLELLRRATELNLNVALGRGAGGTSASVTGRLPFGWRSGLRRDVPLALDGQLRRVSLAWLSYLGGRPGWMTGALDARVQLSGTLEAPAALVRLETERVVAGPWELARSGLEVEGDARGVRVRLESRLPTGAGVHLRGAAGLPLAALLRQSGLALAPRGRERLPPLEATPVELALEVKEVPAALLRQLVPSLAPLEGRLGASVSLRGPISACALALRARLEGGRWDGVSLGDFGLRADGQLGPARTRLTGAASWNGRETLAFGGSTATGLLGLRAALASRRAALNGQVTVTDLDLARLAAARLLPAGVQGRLAAQAWFNGSWSAPRLQAALRLRDPGVTQARLREVEAHVRLDDRGLAVKARALQGAGGQLYLVGRHALRAGAAVDGELQVNRMQLAPLKALVPEVQRLQGELSGALRLKGSFDRPLLSGGLTLTRGAAGVLGRPVLDGIQAQLSLVPGELRLLRLRIPEGDRSLEVTARLKLAGLRPEHLTLKLLSKRFPLVYVGVPNASFEGALEGALAFGERGLEGTVRSRGGLIRMPTLPGARRALHRLGDLPEVRFTEGRLLDRGGVLLPVARRSSSPALSLAIDVRGLAITGKELTGQLETRLRLRHGGGNPLLLEGDAALVDGRITLLKRAYEVRRARVNFDGSPELDPGLDVRLTRQFPEALLILDLGGTLAEPRLELSSDPAVYDRGQLISLVLSGQAGGASGAAGSGSTLALAGILMQLAVGNLADRIVPGVAPDVVRIDTVQGAAGGATGERTKLEVGKYLGDRVYVGYRRIIGAVEGENRNEGRLELRFLSRWAFEAAFGDAAVGGLDLFWTYWY, from the coding sequence TTGGGGCTCGCGCTGGTTCTCGCCACCGTGGCGCTGCTCGCGGGGAGCTGGCAGGGGCTCAAGACCCGCAGCGGTCAGGCGCTGCTGCACCGAGCGCTCCTGGCGCAGCTCAAAGAGCGCATACCCGGGCTGCAGGTGGGCTACCTGGGCGGAGACCTGCCGGCCGAGCTCCTGCTCGGCCAGGTCCGCGTGCTCGACGCCTACGGACGCGAGGCCCTGGGAGCGGACTGGGTGGCGGCGCGCCTCGACCTATCCGGGGTGCTCCGCAAGGTCGTGCGCATCGAGCGTCTGGTCCTCGTGCGGCCTCGGGTGCTCGCCTATCCCGTCCTCGGCGGGCGCTTCAATCTCGAGGAGCTCGTCGTGCCGGGCCCGGCGCCGTCCACGCCGAGCACCTGGTCGGTCGAGCTCGGCGACGTGCGTCTCGCGCGCGGTGAGCTCGACCTGACGTACGGCATCCAGCGCGGCCAGACGGTGCGCCTGCGGGAGCTCTCGGCCCTCGGGTGGCTGCGCGTGCGAGGCGGCGACCTCGACGGCGAGCTGCGCTCCCTCTCGGTGCGGGGCGAGGCGGCCGGCCGCCGTTTCCAGCTCGCGACGAGTCTGTCCGCTCGCCTCGGTGCGGTAGCCATGAAGGTGACCGGCCAGGCGCAGGTGCGCGAGCTCTTGCCGGGGGGGGCCGTGTCGGTCCGGTTCGAGGCCGACGGACCCTTCGACCGGCTGGTCTGCCGCGCGGGAGTCGCGAGCCCCGCGCTTGGCGCGGTGACCGTCGATGGCCTGCTGCGCCTGCCGAAGGGGCGTCCTTGGTCGTACGCCGTGACGACGCGCCTCGAGCGCCTTCATCCCGGGGTGCTGGTGCCGGCCCTGCGGTCGAGCGAGCTGACGGCTGTCCTCACGGCGAAAGGGGAGGGGACGCCGCTCGACCCGAGGGCTCGGGCCTCCGCCGTCCTCGAGGTGGTGCGCGCGAAGCTCGCGGAGTGGGAGGTCTCGACGGGGCGGGTGGACGCGACCCTCGTCGGGGATCGCTGGACCGTGCGCGACGGTGCCCTGACCGTGGCGGGCGTGAAGGTAGGGCTTCGCGGCACCGGCCAGGGTCCGCAGGTGGAGGGGAGCCTGAAGGCGGCGATCGCGCCGGGGAGCGCGCGTCCCGGCCCGCTGGCAGCGCTGCGAGGCCGCTGGCGGCTCGAGGCGGGAGTCAGCGGCCGGCTGCCGGACGGGCTGAAGGGACAGGCGGAGCTCTCGGCGCACGAAGCGTCAGTGGCGGGGCACCGCGTGGGCAGCCTCAGGCTGCGCGCGGAGGTGCGCGGCTCGCGCGACTCCCCGTCCGGCACGCTCCGGGCGGAGGTGCGCGGCCTGCGACCCGCGGGGAGCGAGCTGCGCCTGGATCGCGTGCGGGTAGGCGCCGCAGGAGGATTGACGGGAGGGCGCGTGACGGTCGATGCGGAGGGCCACGACGCCCGAGTGACCGTGAAAGGGAACCTTCAGCGTCGGGGGAGCGCGTGGCACCTCGGGCTGGTGGAGCTGCGCGGGCGGCGCGAGCGGCTGGAGCTGGCGCTCACGCGCCCGGTGGCCCTCGAATGGCGCAAGGGGACCTTGAGCATCCTCAGGCCGTTCGTTCTGCGCGGGCGAGGCGGAGAGCTCGAGCTCGAGGGGCGCTTCACGCCGGGGACCCAGGAGCGCGTGGCCGGGCTGCTCGCCATTGCCCGAGGTCTGCGGCTGCCCAGGCTGGGCGCGGTGACCGGGCAGCTGAAGCTCGAGCTCCTGCGGAGGGCGACCGAGCTGAACCTGAACGTCGCGCTCGGTCGAGGAGCAGGGGGCACCTCGGCCTCCGTGACGGGGCGGCTGCCCTTCGGCTGGCGCAGTGGCTTGCGGCGCGACGTGCCGCTCGCGCTGGACGGTCAGCTCCGGCGGGTGTCGCTCGCGTGGCTGAGCTACCTCGGCGGCCGGCCCGGTTGGATGACGGGCGCCCTCGACGCGCGCGTGCAGCTCTCCGGCACGCTCGAGGCGCCGGCGGCACTGGTGCGCCTGGAGACGGAGCGCGTGGTCGCGGGGCCGTGGGAGCTCGCACGAAGCGGGCTGGAGGTAGAGGGAGATGCGCGAGGCGTGCGCGTGCGGCTCGAGTCTCGCTTGCCGACGGGTGCCGGCGTGCACCTGCGCGGCGCGGCGGGCCTGCCTCTCGCGGCGCTGCTCCGACAGTCGGGGCTCGCGCTGGCGCCTCGGGGACGCGAGCGGCTCCCACCCCTCGAGGCGACGCCGGTCGAGCTCGCGCTGGAGGTGAAGGAGGTCCCCGCGGCGCTGCTCCGGCAGCTCGTTCCCTCCCTCGCGCCTCTCGAGGGGCGCCTCGGTGCGAGCGTGAGCCTTCGGGGGCCCATCTCGGCCTGCGCGCTGGCGCTCCGCGCGCGGCTGGAGGGTGGTCGATGGGACGGCGTCTCTCTCGGGGACTTCGGGCTGCGCGCCGACGGGCAGCTCGGCCCGGCGCGCACGCGGCTCACGGGAGCTGCGTCGTGGAACGGGCGCGAGACGCTCGCCTTCGGCGGGAGCACCGCCACGGGCCTTCTGGGTCTGCGGGCTGCGCTCGCGTCCCGCCGCGCCGCGCTGAACGGGCAGGTCACGGTCACTGACCTCGATCTGGCGCGCCTCGCGGCTGCGCGCCTGCTCCCCGCCGGGGTCCAGGGACGACTCGCGGCGCAGGCCTGGTTCAATGGATCGTGGAGCGCGCCCAGGCTCCAGGCGGCGCTCCGGCTCCGCGATCCGGGCGTGACGCAGGCGCGCCTACGTGAAGTCGAGGCGCACGTGAGGCTCGACGACCGAGGGCTCGCGGTGAAGGCGCGCGCCCTCCAGGGCGCAGGGGGACAGCTCTACCTCGTGGGCCGCCACGCGCTCCGCGCCGGAGCCGCGGTCGATGGCGAGTTGCAGGTGAACCGGATGCAGCTCGCCCCGCTGAAGGCCCTGGTGCCGGAGGTCCAGAGACTTCAGGGAGAGCTCTCGGGCGCGTTGCGCCTGAAGGGTTCGTTCGACCGTCCTCTGCTCTCCGGGGGGCTGACGCTCACCCGGGGAGCCGCCGGGGTTCTGGGTCGCCCCGTCCTCGACGGCATCCAAGCGCAGCTCTCGCTCGTGCCCGGGGAGCTGCGGCTGCTTCGGCTCCGCATCCCGGAGGGGGATCGCAGTCTCGAGGTCACCGCGCGCCTGAAGCTCGCCGGGCTACGGCCCGAACACCTGACGCTGAAGCTCCTGTCGAAGCGCTTCCCTCTGGTCTACGTGGGCGTGCCGAACGCGTCGTTCGAGGGAGCGCTCGAGGGAGCGCTGGCCTTCGGCGAACGCGGGCTCGAGGGGACCGTGCGCTCCCGCGGCGGGCTCATTCGCATGCCCACGCTGCCGGGCGCGCGCCGCGCCCTCCATCGGCTGGGGGACCTGCCCGAGGTGCGCTTCACCGAGGGGCGGCTCCTCGACCGCGGCGGGGTGCTGCTCCCCGTTGCGCGCAGGTCGTCGAGTCCAGCGCTGAGTCTGGCCATCGATGTTCGGGGGCTCGCCATCACGGGGAAGGAGCTCACCGGCCAGCTGGAGACCCGGCTGCGGCTCCGGCACGGCGGCGGCAACCCGTTGCTTCTCGAGGGGGACGCGGCGCTGGTCGATGGCCGCATCACGCTCCTCAAGCGCGCCTACGAGGTGCGCCGGGCTCGCGTGAACTTCGATGGCAGCCCCGAGCTCGACCCGGGTCTGGACGTCCGACTGACGCGGCAGTTCCCCGAGGCTCTGCTGATCCTCGACCTCGGGGGGACGCTCGCCGAGCCGCGGCTCGAGCTCTCGAGCGACCCGGCGGTCTACGATCGAGGACAGCTGATCAGCCTCGTGCTCAGCGGTCAGGCGGGCGGTGCGTCGGGAGCCGCGGGTTCGGGCTCGACCCTGGCCCTGGCGGGGATCCTCATGCAGCTCGCCGTGGGGAATCTCGCCGACCGCATCGTGCCCGGCGTGGCGCCCGACGTGGTGCGCATCGACACGGTCCAGGGGGCGGCCGGGGGCGCGACGGGAGAGCGCACCAAGCTCGAGGTGGGCAAGTACCTCGGAGACCGCGTCTACGTGGGCTACCGGCGGATCATCGGCGCCGTGGAGGGCGAGAACCGCAACGAGGGGCGCCTCGAGCTCCGCTTCCTCAGCCGCTGGGCCTTCGAGGCGGCCTTCGGCGACGCGGCGGTGGGCGGACTCGACCTGTTCTGGACCTACTGGTATTAG
- a CDS encoding sigma 54-interacting transcriptional regulator: MTTPPDKILPAELAGGRYEVRAFLGAGAQASVYRAFDRLHGREVVVKALAPGVEDAAAREHDALARLSHPNLVELVDVLEVEGRPLLVETFAPGPDFCAWAAETPGPARMALGAAAALRGLEALHLAGAVHRDLKPDALRVGPGTIGLLPAVRLLDFGLCSFAPVAETVGTLGFASPETLAGDPATAASDLYSLGAVLHAACFGRPPGGLGDDDAATVPAYPAAPALRELVVDLLRTRPSARPGAAAVRAALSEVAGRSLELTVEELAGDYFPAAPLVGREAELRRLAQALEEARRGAASGLQLFGAGATTLARWACGRARLLGLEVLVPSGPESLLVSRGGGAPAPERLVTDAVDVLLARAAQRPLVVCLAGWSFDEPVAAAFLGQLARSLGLPGARGCLLLCCGEIPAGQAGAMEPFWLRPLEAEEVLRAARYMLAGRRDPAWLEQLPDRSGGDPRRVVELVRAQVEAGLPERLVGGESLELLTERRFRALGPHERRSLGVLALPGRPVPAGVLLRLESLGGAALQALFRRGAALPAGDGAWRPADPELGERASLALDESTRRAAHRRFLLAWREEGTGDALALARHLLGLGDPRRAAELLLESPAVPSRELAAVAAALDPADELRARLEERQARAARAGGRLEEGLALARALALRAPKAGALLEAELLLDAGQPRPALAALEGVGERGAAGAVLAARAAFLLGEHARATAEAEAGLLEASADERTQLLLENLVGLACVYTGEVARGEARLRAALARARELALRDAEPLTRLLNSMGIALQRQGRLEEAAEVYREGLEQARALGDLRFAASSALNLGTISERLLAFGEALQAYTRAALLARRAGALTTAATAAANEGNLRLGLGDLSGAEAKLDEAVALAETVGGGATLGHALLYRAELRLARGERARAEGELRRARASGADGDAALAFAATLLEGELELRGRRSQRARELGQTLVARVQVEDPDAWRAHLLLGRAQLALAERPSDAAIQQLELALAAARPHAGERRFEVHAELARAFAARAEELTARFHAGEATRLLDGLRDRVPPELRELFDRRDEVRGARAVAAELPPLAPSDAGPTPAQLLRLLELNTELNQRLSLEQLLTRILDCAIELTGAERGFVLLGDPDRLRVAAGRNVDQEALRSGVKKFSRTIARLAMTEGRPVVAADAMEDERLGQQLSIHGLKLRAVLCVPLRAGREARGALYVDNRFRPRAFDQVHVTLVEAFAEQAGIALETARLLEDSARHRELLGQAKAELETLNQRLEAQVVQQAQELSEISVRLRSQEEELVRRFNAAKLVGRSKVMRELFLQIDRVAQADVPVLIWGESGTGKELVARAIHYTSPRKAHPFVSLNCGAIPPTLLESELFGHSRGAFTGALRDRPGLFEVAGRGTLFLDEVGDMPAEMQVKLLRILQEGAFRRVGEEHERKSHCRVLSASLHRLEELVAKGRFREDLYYRLNVVQLAVPALRERREDIPLLVDHILAGLPRKVKVSPRALAALVDFDWPGNVRQLENELQRSALLADETIEVGSLSPALRRADPGPSKGGASRAAGLADALRGHERQLIQQALRETNYHVTEAAERLGLHRVVLHRKMRALGIRRPGRRVQPGSPE, translated from the coding sequence GTGACAACCCCGCCCGACAAGATCCTTCCCGCGGAGCTGGCCGGCGGGCGCTACGAGGTGCGCGCATTCCTCGGCGCCGGCGCGCAGGCCTCGGTCTACAGGGCGTTCGACCGCCTGCACGGGCGCGAGGTGGTGGTGAAGGCGCTCGCGCCGGGAGTGGAAGACGCGGCGGCCCGCGAGCACGACGCGCTGGCCCGTCTATCCCACCCGAACCTCGTGGAGCTCGTGGACGTGCTCGAGGTCGAGGGGCGGCCCTTGCTCGTCGAGACTTTCGCACCGGGGCCGGATTTCTGCGCCTGGGCGGCGGAGACTCCGGGGCCGGCGCGGATGGCCCTGGGCGCTGCGGCGGCCCTTCGCGGGCTCGAGGCGCTCCACCTCGCTGGAGCGGTGCATCGCGACCTCAAGCCCGACGCGCTGCGCGTGGGACCCGGGACGATCGGCCTCCTCCCCGCGGTCCGGCTGCTCGATTTCGGCCTCTGCAGCTTCGCCCCCGTAGCGGAGACCGTCGGCACGCTGGGCTTCGCCTCGCCCGAGACGCTGGCCGGCGATCCCGCGACCGCCGCGTCCGATCTATACAGCCTCGGCGCGGTGCTCCATGCGGCGTGCTTCGGGCGTCCTCCGGGTGGGCTAGGCGATGACGACGCGGCGACGGTCCCCGCGTACCCCGCGGCGCCCGCGCTGCGCGAGCTCGTCGTAGATCTGCTGCGGACCCGGCCCTCGGCGCGGCCCGGCGCGGCCGCCGTGCGCGCGGCTCTGAGCGAGGTGGCCGGGCGCTCTCTCGAGCTGACCGTCGAGGAGCTCGCGGGCGACTACTTCCCCGCGGCGCCGCTCGTCGGGCGCGAGGCGGAGCTGCGTCGTCTCGCACAGGCCCTCGAGGAGGCGCGTCGAGGGGCCGCGTCGGGGCTCCAGCTCTTCGGAGCCGGGGCCACGACCCTCGCGCGCTGGGCCTGCGGACGCGCGCGACTCCTCGGGCTCGAGGTGCTCGTTCCGTCGGGGCCTGAGAGCCTGCTCGTCTCGAGAGGTGGCGGAGCTCCGGCGCCCGAGCGGCTCGTAACCGACGCGGTGGATGTCCTGCTGGCCCGCGCGGCGCAACGCCCGCTCGTGGTCTGTCTGGCCGGCTGGTCGTTCGACGAGCCGGTGGCCGCGGCGTTCCTCGGACAGCTCGCGCGCTCGCTCGGCTTGCCCGGGGCGCGCGGCTGCCTGCTCCTCTGCTGCGGCGAGATCCCCGCAGGGCAGGCGGGTGCGATGGAGCCCTTCTGGCTCCGCCCGCTCGAGGCCGAGGAGGTGCTGCGCGCGGCGCGCTACATGCTCGCCGGGCGACGCGACCCGGCGTGGCTCGAGCAGCTCCCCGACCGCAGCGGTGGCGACCCTCGACGCGTGGTGGAGCTGGTGCGCGCTCAGGTGGAGGCCGGCCTGCCCGAGCGGCTGGTAGGCGGAGAGTCCCTCGAGCTGCTCACCGAACGGCGGTTTCGCGCCCTCGGCCCCCACGAACGGCGCTCGCTCGGCGTGCTCGCTTTGCCCGGGCGGCCGGTCCCCGCCGGCGTGCTGCTGCGCCTCGAGAGTCTCGGAGGGGCTGCGCTGCAGGCTCTCTTCCGTCGGGGAGCCGCGCTGCCCGCGGGGGACGGTGCGTGGCGCCCGGCCGACCCCGAGCTGGGCGAACGGGCGAGCCTCGCGCTCGACGAGTCGACCCGCCGCGCGGCCCATCGGCGCTTCCTGCTCGCGTGGAGAGAGGAAGGGACGGGCGACGCCCTCGCGCTCGCGCGGCATCTCCTCGGGCTCGGGGACCCGCGGCGCGCTGCGGAGCTGCTTCTCGAGTCCCCCGCCGTACCGTCGCGCGAGCTCGCGGCGGTGGCTGCGGCCCTCGACCCGGCGGACGAGCTGCGGGCGCGGCTCGAGGAGCGGCAGGCGCGAGCGGCGCGGGCCGGAGGGCGGCTCGAGGAGGGGTTGGCCCTCGCGCGCGCGCTGGCCCTTCGCGCGCCGAAAGCGGGGGCGCTGCTCGAGGCCGAGCTCCTGCTCGATGCGGGGCAGCCGCGTCCGGCGCTGGCGGCGCTCGAGGGGGTCGGCGAGCGAGGTGCAGCGGGGGCGGTGCTCGCCGCCCGCGCCGCGTTTCTCCTCGGGGAGCACGCGCGAGCCACGGCCGAGGCCGAGGCGGGCCTGCTGGAGGCGAGCGCCGACGAGAGGACGCAGCTCCTCCTCGAGAACCTGGTGGGCCTCGCATGCGTCTACACCGGGGAGGTGGCGCGGGGCGAGGCGCGGCTGCGCGCCGCTCTCGCGCGGGCCCGGGAGCTCGCGTTGCGGGATGCCGAGCCGCTGACCCGGCTGCTCAACTCGATGGGCATCGCGCTGCAGCGGCAAGGGCGGCTCGAGGAGGCGGCGGAGGTCTACCGCGAGGGGCTCGAGCAGGCCCGAGCGCTCGGCGACTTGCGCTTCGCGGCCTCGAGCGCGCTGAACCTCGGCACGATCAGCGAACGGTTGCTCGCTTTCGGCGAGGCGCTCCAGGCGTACACGCGGGCGGCGCTCCTCGCGCGCCGTGCAGGGGCGCTCACCACCGCCGCCACCGCGGCGGCCAACGAAGGAAATCTCCGGCTCGGACTCGGCGACCTGTCAGGGGCGGAGGCGAAGCTCGACGAGGCGGTCGCGCTGGCCGAGACGGTCGGGGGTGGGGCGACGCTCGGTCACGCCCTGCTTTACCGCGCCGAGCTGCGGCTGGCGCGCGGCGAGCGCGCGCGGGCGGAGGGTGAGCTCCGTCGGGCGCGGGCCTCCGGCGCCGATGGGGACGCGGCGCTCGCATTTGCGGCGACGCTCCTCGAGGGCGAGCTCGAGCTGCGCGGGCGGCGTTCGCAGCGGGCGCGGGAGCTCGGCCAGACCCTCGTGGCGCGCGTGCAGGTCGAGGACCCGGACGCGTGGCGCGCGCACCTGCTGCTCGGTCGCGCGCAGCTGGCTCTCGCCGAGCGGCCGAGCGATGCGGCGATCCAGCAGCTGGAGCTCGCTCTCGCCGCCGCCCGTCCGCACGCCGGGGAGCGACGCTTCGAGGTGCACGCCGAGCTCGCACGGGCCTTCGCCGCGCGGGCCGAGGAACTGACGGCGCGCTTTCACGCCGGCGAGGCGACGAGGCTGCTCGACGGACTGCGCGACCGCGTTCCCCCCGAGTTGCGCGAGCTCTTCGACCGCCGCGACGAGGTACGCGGAGCGCGGGCCGTCGCCGCGGAGCTGCCCCCGCTCGCCCCCTCGGATGCGGGTCCCACACCAGCGCAGCTCCTGCGCCTGCTCGAGCTCAACACCGAGCTCAACCAGAGACTCTCGCTCGAGCAGCTCCTCACGCGGATCCTGGACTGCGCCATCGAGCTCACCGGGGCCGAGCGGGGCTTCGTGCTCCTCGGGGACCCCGACCGGCTGCGCGTGGCGGCCGGTCGTAACGTGGATCAGGAGGCGCTCCGCTCCGGGGTGAAGAAGTTCAGTCGCACCATCGCGCGGCTGGCCATGACCGAGGGGCGCCCCGTCGTGGCGGCCGACGCGATGGAGGACGAGCGCCTGGGTCAGCAGCTCAGCATCCACGGGCTCAAGCTGCGCGCGGTGCTCTGCGTCCCCCTGCGGGCCGGGCGAGAAGCGCGCGGCGCGCTCTACGTGGACAATCGCTTCCGGCCGCGGGCCTTCGACCAGGTGCACGTGACGCTGGTGGAGGCCTTCGCCGAGCAGGCCGGCATCGCCCTCGAGACGGCGCGCCTGCTCGAGGATTCGGCGCGGCACCGCGAGCTCCTCGGGCAGGCCAAGGCCGAACTCGAGACGCTGAACCAGCGCCTGGAAGCGCAGGTCGTGCAGCAGGCGCAGGAGCTGAGCGAGATCTCGGTGCGCCTCCGCAGCCAGGAAGAGGAGCTCGTGCGCCGCTTCAACGCGGCCAAGCTCGTCGGTCGATCCAAGGTCATGCGGGAGCTGTTCCTCCAGATCGATCGCGTGGCGCAGGCGGACGTGCCGGTGCTCATCTGGGGGGAGAGCGGCACGGGTAAGGAGCTCGTGGCGCGTGCGATTCACTACACGAGTCCGCGCAAGGCGCATCCCTTCGTCAGCCTCAACTGCGGGGCCATCCCCCCCACGCTCCTCGAGAGCGAGCTCTTCGGGCACAGCCGCGGCGCGTTCACCGGCGCCCTCCGCGACCGGCCGGGTCTCTTCGAGGTGGCGGGGCGGGGGACGCTCTTTCTCGACGAGGTGGGGGACATGCCGGCCGAAATGCAGGTCAAGTTGCTGCGCATCCTGCAGGAGGGGGCCTTCCGTCGCGTCGGCGAGGAGCACGAGCGCAAGAGCCACTGCCGGGTGCTCTCCGCGAGCCTCCATCGCCTCGAGGAGCTGGTGGCGAAGGGACGCTTTCGCGAGGATCTCTACTATCGGCTGAACGTGGTGCAGCTCGCGGTGCCGGCGCTGCGCGAGCGTCGGGAGGACATCCCGCTGCTGGTAGACCACATCCTCGCGGGGCTGCCTCGCAAGGTGAAGGTTTCGCCGCGGGCGCTGGCCGCGCTCGTGGATTTCGACTGGCCCGGCAACGTGCGTCAGCTCGAGAACGAGCTACAGCGCTCCGCCCTGCTCGCCGACGAGACGATCGAGGTCGGGTCGCTCTCGCCGGCTTTGCGGCGCGCCGACCCGGGTCCGTCGAAGGGGGGAGCATCGCGGGCGGCGGGGCTCGCGGACGCGCTGCGCGGCCACGAACGCCAGCTCATCCAGCAAGCCCTCCGCGAGACGAACTACCACGTGACGGAGGCGGCGGAGCGCCTGGGCCTGCACCGCGTGGTGCTGCACCGGAAGATGCGCGCGCTCGGTATCCGGCGGCCCGGACGCCGGGTTCAGCCGGGGTCCCCGGAATGA
- a CDS encoding BamA/TamA family outer membrane protein: MTSPVLRGLLPEVIRLSGLPLLLCSAACLLAACAHPEADGRRWVRGVRIEGTRALSAGELREGLVTQATSWLPFTETKWFSDTSFELDLRRIVALYAERGFYGARIVRHAVERQAKNAVSVRIVVDEGTPTRVLRVLVDGLPELPRDDRTRLVRVLPLREGRILDYRDYEKAKERLKLELRDRGYAYARVTGEVLVDRSQAEAVVRLVAQPGPEVRFGRARLVGHGEIPAALVLRKLLWSPGQRFHPELLVRSTTRLHELEVFSSVRLELPARPTPVADVLITVAPGKLRRLRLGGGLGIERRRQEVRLQAEWTLRNFLGGLRTLRLRAKPAFVVTPAVWDVQRTGPAVETDVTLTQPDLLGSGITVHGLVGYDLGVHEGYRYHGPRTRIGAERPFWRDLLRIGLSWNLQYFDFFDIDSAVFNPAVTPLGLGFKDPYRLAWLEQVAELDLRDNPLDPRTGGWFGVRLEEGFGGVGGDFAYFKLTPEARGYLPLGQRFALAARLLWGWLKPASAQDSPITRRYALGGPTSHRGFTYGRLAPQVRDPVSERLLPIGGDAAFLGSFELKVRVVRLVGYWLGVVAFVDGGDVTPELAQLDLRRLHWAVGGSLAYETPIGAVRLGLGVRLNRLEEAAAGELPNPDPGERLAFHLMIGASF, translated from the coding sequence TTGACCAGCCCTGTCCTGCGTGGCCTACTCCCCGAGGTGATCCGCCTCTCGGGCCTCCCACTCCTGCTCTGCAGTGCGGCCTGCCTGCTCGCCGCCTGCGCGCACCCCGAGGCGGACGGACGGCGCTGGGTTAGGGGCGTGCGCATCGAGGGAACCCGGGCGCTCTCGGCGGGCGAGCTCCGGGAGGGGCTGGTCACCCAGGCCACGAGCTGGCTCCCCTTCACCGAGACGAAGTGGTTCAGCGACACCTCCTTCGAGCTCGACCTGCGCCGCATCGTGGCCCTCTACGCGGAGCGCGGCTTCTACGGTGCGCGCATCGTGCGCCACGCGGTCGAACGCCAGGCGAAGAACGCCGTGTCCGTGCGCATCGTGGTAGACGAGGGGACTCCCACCCGCGTGCTGCGCGTCCTCGTGGACGGTCTGCCGGAGCTGCCGCGAGACGACCGGACGCGACTCGTTCGAGTCCTCCCCCTCCGGGAGGGCCGGATCCTCGACTACCGCGACTACGAGAAGGCCAAGGAACGGCTCAAGCTCGAGCTCCGCGACCGGGGCTACGCCTACGCCCGTGTCACCGGCGAGGTGCTCGTGGATCGCTCGCAAGCCGAGGCCGTGGTGCGTCTCGTGGCACAGCCGGGCCCGGAGGTGCGCTTTGGCCGGGCGCGCCTCGTGGGGCACGGCGAGATCCCGGCCGCGCTCGTGCTGCGGAAACTCCTCTGGTCCCCGGGCCAGCGCTTTCACCCCGAGCTGCTCGTGCGTAGCACCACGCGGCTCCACGAGCTCGAGGTCTTCTCGTCGGTGCGCCTCGAGCTGCCCGCGCGGCCGACCCCCGTGGCCGACGTGCTGATCACGGTGGCGCCCGGCAAGCTGCGTCGGCTCCGCCTGGGTGGCGGCCTCGGCATCGAGCGCCGGCGGCAGGAGGTCCGCCTGCAGGCCGAGTGGACCCTGCGCAACTTCCTCGGTGGGCTGCGCACTCTCCGGCTCCGGGCCAAGCCGGCCTTCGTGGTGACCCCCGCGGTCTGGGACGTTCAGCGCACGGGTCCCGCCGTCGAGACGGACGTGACGTTGACCCAGCCCGACCTGCTGGGCAGCGGGATCACGGTGCACGGCCTCGTGGGCTACGACCTCGGGGTCCACGAGGGCTATCGGTATCACGGGCCCCGCACGCGAATCGGCGCCGAACGCCCCTTCTGGCGCGATCTACTCCGCATCGGGCTGAGCTGGAACCTGCAGTACTTCGACTTCTTCGACATCGACTCCGCGGTCTTCAATCCTGCCGTGACCCCCCTCGGGCTGGGGTTCAAAGATCCGTACCGGCTCGCCTGGCTCGAGCAGGTTGCGGAGCTCGACCTGCGCGACAACCCGCTCGACCCCCGCACGGGGGGCTGGTTCGGGGTGCGGCTCGAGGAGGGGTTCGGCGGCGTGGGTGGCGACTTCGCCTACTTCAAGCTGACCCCCGAGGCGCGGGGCTACCTGCCGCTCGGACAGCGGTTCGCCCTGGCCGCGCGGCTGCTCTGGGGCTGGTTGAAGCCGGCGAGCGCGCAGGACAGCCCCATCACCCGGCGCTACGCGCTCGGGGGGCCCACGAGCCATCGGGGTTTCACCTACGGGCGGCTGGCGCCGCAGGTACGCGATCCGGTCTCCGAGCGCCTGCTGCCGATCGGGGGGGACGCGGCCTTCCTGGGGTCCTTCGAGCTCAAGGTGCGCGTGGTGCGGCTCGTGGGCTACTGGCTCGGCGTCGTGGCCTTCGTGGACGGCGGCGACGTGACGCCGGAGCTCGCGCAGCTCGATCTCCGCCGGCTGCACTGGGCGGTCGGGGGCAGCCTGGCCTACGAGACGCCGATCGGTGCGGTGCGGCTGGGCCTGGGAGTGCGCCTGAATCGCCTCGAGGAGGCGGCCGCGGGGGAGCTGCCGAACCCCGACCCCGGAGAGCGCCTGGCGTTTCACCTGATGATTGGCGCGTCGTTCTAG